In Brachyhypopomus gauderio isolate BG-103 chromosome 2, BGAUD_0.2, whole genome shotgun sequence, the DNA window ttgagggggattctgagaacagtgtcattgctcatgactttgagaatgtaaaggggggctcacacagtttgtcgctgcatttaattcttaacctgttgttgtctgggggccccaggccagcttggggccccaagcaattgcctggtttgcctgccccatcgcgacgggcctgaccacagacatctacacctccagatgcaggaggagggccccctgcatcatgaaggaccccacccacccagcacactcactttttgtcCCACTCCCCTCAGGCAGGAGGCTGCGGAACATTAAGTGCAGAACTTTCCATCTGAGGAACAGCCCTTTCTCTGAGATCTCTGGTTGCGTTtcttgtgtttaggtgtctcgccaccttatgcTCTCTCTCGGTTATGGCATAAAATCCAATTGAAGAATCGCAAGCGTGGAAAATCATTTTGCGCGAGGAAAACTGTTTATTCGTGCGAGCAAAATTGCTCTTGCGCGTGCGGAGAGAGCTTTCTCGCGCAATCAAAACTAGTCTCGCGCGCCAGGAGAGATTTGCTTGCGCGAGGAAAATTTGTCACACCTTTGTGCTTGCGATTAAGCTCCTGCTCGCGGAGCAGATCATTTGATTTTTGACAGTTGTTGAAGGGACCCAGACAGGATTGGCTGCAGCTGTTTGTAggatgtgaattgtgattggctgtcagtagggactgtttcatgtttattttttcatgaTATCAAGTCATTTAGGCAGCTGGAAGCTCCAAATACTatgaactatggtaaaacaaataaccagctagctagctaataaattaataaatcacaccctgcaatATAATggtatttatatttttccatccatctatagatgcatatcacTGTTTTGaaaaacttttattttttgttttgacgctttcagttgtgcagtgcactacatgttgcagtatataccactgtccattctgcacacctgaagtgtaccATCCTAATgaaaaaagtaatttttattaaaggtaaaaaaaaatagtacatatttaagaaatgtactgtactttattatgttggcaatcacagatAATTATTCTTGtccacttttacgttttcttgtaaactttgccttgcgcgcgccctttccattgtctcataatcaggtcgtaatccggtgcacttttttccaaaaggatgagattgttctatctttaaatcttctatctatcaggatctgtggaatcctgtggacattttattgtgaaaagtggaatcctgtgggcactgtattttgaatagttggatcctgtgagcacttaattttaaattgtgggatcctatgagcatttttttttttcatttttgaggTGAGATCCTGTGtgcattttatattgttttattttgagttgtgggatcctgtggcattttattgtgagtagtggaatcctgtaacattttagtttgatttgtggtacCTTGTGgacatttaattttgtgtgcattttgtttttttaatcatttgtaatttaaatgtctttattcttatcacAGTTgcacaataggactgaaaatatggtacaggttgtgattgtccttgtgctgtgaggaagtatgttcctgagcccagctgatcttttgcaagtgtggatgtgcgcTTAAATACgttttgaaatcgattaaaacttgtgctgaatttgattcatgactcatccttttttgcattaaataactgaaagtaacttttactcaaattacattaaaatgaagtaattttgtacttttattcGAGTacattttgagatgggtaattttacttatactctgagtagaatttagacaaagtaaagatacttttacacaattacaatttttcagtactctttccacctctgcttATTTGTTATTAACAAACTGGTGTGCAATTTGTAATATTACATGTagctgtcacgttacggtccccgaaccctcccttttgggtgtgtgtttacgttgtctgcgtttaatcgtctgcgtctgtgtatctccgtgggtgcggttacgtcttgtgattatccgtctcacctgtggctcgtctcgtcatcacgtggggtttatgtggcctgtcctgtgctcgtcgttgtctagttGTACCACGTTCATTGCtaacatgtgttttgtgtgcgctatctgcgcttcGTTATATGTTCAATAAACGTCACGTTGACGGAACCAgttggactcgtgcctcgtccttcagcCAGCCGCCAGTGTCACAGTAGCTGGTTCACATAAgttgtttgttttaaataaaaggttttgtatttttactgcaactgtcatgctatatgattcattcactactttagtgctaccatttgaaaacttATCATAtggggccatgcaaatctgtattactaTTATTTAGATCAATAGTTTATAATCAATGTGTCActtagggctacgccccctctctagctgtcacttcgagttcctgctcctcgtgtctgtgttgttccctgcgtgtctgccACACCCGTATcatcattgtcttcacctgtgtctggttTAGTTATGTGTATTTATAGTTATATCAATAACTTGATTCCATTAATGCCTGCTGGCTGACTAACCTAATtctcccacccccccacccacccagttTGACTGTGgttgtctgttttgtttgttaaatatgcataaactaaacaaaaatatcAAGGAGAACTATTCTTTAATgttatatttttgtgttttgttttttgatttacaaattgttgatattccattttatttctgtaactTTGTATGTGAAATTATCCAGTAATTGCAATTTATATATTTGATATTGCTCCTCAAAAAACCCCACCTCCAATAGGACTGCTGCCGTCTAATCAGCACAATCTCTAGGATTAGGGATAACCCTAACCACTACCCTTAACCCATAACTATAACCATAACCATTATCCTTAACCCATAACCATAACCCTTAACCCATAACCCTACCCATAACTATAACCCTTCTTTCTTTCTGGGATTAGGGTTGATCTTGACCATAACCATTTTCTttctggggttagggttaaccctaaccatagCCCTTTTCTTTCTTTGAACAGATCTGTTCAAAACATCTGTTTTTGAACAGATTTCTCTGTGGGCATTTTTTCTTGCATCCTTCCAGTTGTTTACATCACTGAATGAAAAGAAGGATTCTACATATCCCTCTGATGGAATAATACAGTCATTACCATAATTTCTATTATCATGTTGTCAGAACTGGTGATCACAGCATCCTCTAAATATTTATAGCCATAAATGTGCTGCTTTTTGCCTTTTATTCAGGAGACATTTATACACTGCACAATTTGGTCTTTTATCTGTACTTCTTTTAGTACTGTAAAATAGTCAACAGATTATTTGGCCCCTAAAAAACATGGAACACACCATTTTGTCTCACTTCAAAGGTTATAATAATCTAACATGTCTAATGTGCCTCTGAGTCTGTTCCAACTGCTTATGTAGACACTTCTGCTGTTAGCAGGGCTGAAGGTGAAGGGACAGGCTACAGTCAAGCCGCTTCTGTGTGGCTATTTCAGGCCTTGTGTTAGTGCTCTGGGTGGTGATGCCCAGCACTCTAAAGCCTCTGTAAGCAGCTTAGGGTTCTGCATCTCAGCGCATTCACATCACACCAGAGCACACTCAAAGCACACACTGCATCACAAGCCTGACTCAGAAGGTAAGCGCATATAATTTTCAAATATGATTGTGTCTGATTTtaggtaaaagaaaaaacagtAAACTGAAATTCAAATCTTAAATGGATAAACAATGTGACCTTTACTGGAAGAGTAGCAGGTGCACACTGGAGTTAAGTTTAGGGTTCGGTTGGTGGTTAGGGTCGaggttaagggttagggtttgggttagacCTGCACTAAAGCAGCCGATTTGCTCTCTGGAGTCTTTCAAATAGTCTCTGGTTTAACCTCTGACTACACAGGAGGGACATTAAGCATGTCTTGATGACCAGCCCCTGAATCTGAATTGGATATTTACAGAATAATCAGATAagcaatttctttattctttaccACCTACATAAACATATTCTAAAATAAGCAGTGGTGAAGTATTCTAAAATTCAGTTTTTAGAGAATAAATAAATGCTTGTCTGAATATTTTGCACATATCCAATTTAAAGTGTAGAAGATAAATTAGCAGTGTAACCGGATTATATGTAATCAGTGAATTAAACTATATTTCTAGTGGTTTGGTTGGAATAGACAAAGGGTGACTGATTACTGCAGCTAAACCCAGTTGTAtcctcacacacagtctccccacacactgtctcctcacacacggtCGCTTTACCCCACACTGTCTGCCCCACACCTTGTCTCCTTACTCCACATGGTTTGCATCAACTACTACAGGATTAAATGGGagattacattaaatttatatgGGACACTTTCCTTCTAGGTTCTTGGTTTTAAGTTTACAGTGCAAGACAGTTTAAGATTACAACTTTAAAAGTACTGAAACCTTGTGTCTGGTACACAACTGCATTCATAGTGCCATTCTAACAAAGTCAACTTTATTGTTGTGTCAGATGTGTCACGTAgacacaaaatgttttgtttttctttctccccTTTGCTTCCGTTTGTTGGTGTCCACCCACAAACAGCTCCTCAACATGTGTGACCAGACGTTTTTGGCCATCACATTTGGCCCCTGCGACAGCTGCACCCAAAACAAACCCCTGATGAACATCTACCTGCAGAACGAACCCATGAACTACTGCTCACTGTGTGTGGAGATGGTAAgaggttactgtgtgtgtgtgggtgtggagacAGGGATGTGTTAGGAGAACAGGCTGCACAGTACCCAGTAGCTGTGCTGATAGAGACAGGTGCAGAGACAGAGCTCTGGCGTAAAGGCCACTCAGCAGACATAATGATATAAATGTGTAAATCTTTACATCTGCATGCCATTCTGGGTAAGAGGCCCTGCTAAATGCAGCTTTCATAATACATAAGATTAGTATTGactgtgtacaggtgtgtatgAGGGGAGAGAGTACATACTAACCATAAACATGTTCATAATGGAATGTTCTGCTGGATTATCAGGAGGTGTGTTAAATAGTTATAATGTGTGTTTTATAGATATGAAGTGTGTTGTATAGTTGTAAGGTGTTATATTGTTATGATTTAGTTCCCCTGTTGAGGAGAGATGACTCGCCCGGCCTCCATGCTGAGATTAAAATTACACTGAGATAATGTATTCACTAAAGGTTGTTACACAGAGATAATGTATTTCACTAAAGAATGTTACGGTGGGACGGAGTCCTTTTGTGGGGGGGCACTGGTCTGCACAAGGCAAGCTGTAATCGTGCTGCAGTGAAGTAATCACTAAAGGATGTTACACAGAGATAATGAAGGCTATTCActaaagcagtggttcccaaagtgggggagctattgcaggggggggcgcggagcttggaaggaaaacatatgcacatgtgtcaatatgggggggtgtgtgtaggggcgtgcaaaaatattctcatctactaaagggggcatggcagaaaaagtttgggactGCACTAAAGGATGTTACACTGAGATAATGTATTCACTAAAGAATGTTACACAGAGATAATGTATTCACTAACGGATGTTACACAGTGATAATGTATTTCATAAAGGATGTTACACGGAGATAATGTATTCACTAAAGGATGTTACATGGAGATAATGTATTCCCTAAAAGATGTTATGGTGGGACGGAGTCCTTTcgtgtgggagggggggtgtgcgCGAGGCAAGCTGTCATCGCGCTGCAGTGAGGGGAGATCCTCGCGCCTGTGAGAGGGACGGGCTGCTAGTGAGACCTGCAAATGGACTCTTCTCTTATCAGTACTAACATACCCCAGAAAGTGACGGTGGACTGTAAATCACATAAATTCATGGTTGGTGTGCATGTTGGTAAGCTGCGAGTCATATTCGGCTGACACATAAATGTCTCAGAACAAATCCCACAATATACAAAGTTTTATCAGCGCTGTCTGAATTTTGCGTTTAATGATAAACGCTGAAAGTCCAACGCCAGCCCGCGCGACAGCATTTTCTTGGTGACGTCACAGCGCGAGGTGCGCGGAGGCTGCGGGCGCTGCGCCCGTGACGAGCGCAACATTATAAACATTTTCTCCATACTTTTCTATAAAGATGGCTTACCAGGGACTAACGCAGGGGGAGACCCTGTCATCGCTGAAGGCCGAGACGGAGAGTTTAAAGAAGAGGCTAGAGGACGAGAGAGCAAAGCTGCACGATGTTGAACGTGAGTGTCGCTTCCGGACGCGCAGAGCGCACAGAGAAGGAGCCTCGACTACCAGGGGCGACAGCAGCCATTACCACTACGGAATCAACATATGGCCCGTGTTTTATTCTAACCCAGTCAGTTATGAAATTAACACCACATAACCGAATTCTCCACTACTTAAAGAGAGTCCACATTGTTATTATATTGGTTGTTCGTGAACTACAACCACCTTTGTGTTTATCAGTACAAATCTGTTTATAGTATCGAGAAAACAGACCCATGGTCCTAACCAGACTTTTAATTCTACGTAATGATTTTTAAACTACGAGGAAAAGCTCAAAACAGCAGCTGGTTACTATCATGATACGAGATGAAAACCAATAACGAAACAGTTACTGTCCAAATTTGCACTGAACTCCGCTTACTTAGTCCAGTTGTTGATGAACAGCCGAGAAACTTTGCGCATCGTTGTATAGATTtgcaataataaaaataaatggtCGTGTAGCCACATAATTAGAAGTTTTAATTAGAATTAGAATGCAGCTTTATTTCATGTTCACTCTGTTCCGTGAAACACAGATGATCGCGCTGTATATCCGTTTTAGTGCATCAGGTAGCGGAGAAAGTGGATGCGCTGGGTCAGCTCGTGATGAAGCCCCGGCGGACGATGAAGGGCCATGGAAACAAGGTCCTGTGTTTGGATTGGTGCCGCGACAAGAGGAGGCTCGTCAGCTCTTCCCAGGTAACGGGGCGTTCCGAAACCCCAGTCCAAGGACGTCAATCTGAGATCGTGACGAATGGTAGTTTGTATTTTTAAGGCGTATCTGCAATTATTTTATGTAGTGTTATCTTTATGTGCTTtattatgtttgtctaattttgATTTAAATTTAAATCAATTTCATAGGATGGGAAAGTCATTGTGTGGGAAGCCTTCACAACTAATAAGGTAAATCAGTTTTCTAGATCAGAGTTTATATGAATTTCATAGTAAGAGTTTTGTGTAGTATTACGTAGCATTAGCTTTTCTTATTCATGAAATTCCAAAGGAGTAATCCAAACACTCCTTCTTCCTGCATTAGTGTGTTTGTCTATGACCATGTGCACATAGAGCCTTGTGGATGTTGATGGCAACGTCTGCTGTCTAATCCAGTGTGTGTCCACAGCAAGGGCTTCACACACTCTGGACTATAATCCAGCATGTAATAAGTGATTAACACACTCTGGCTTCTTATACAATATGTAATGTGAAAGCACAGTGGGTCGCTGATTCCATATCAAGGTCAAAGAGCAACAGGTCTGGCACCTTCGCTggatgcaagtgtgtgtgtgtgtgtgtgtgtgtgtgtgtgtgtgtgtgtgtgtgtgtgtgcgtgtgtgtgtgtgtgcgtgtgtgtgttgtaggagCATGCGGTCACCATGCCCTGTACCTGGGTGATGGCGTGTGCTTATGCCCCCTCTGGATGTGCAATAGCATGTGGGTAAGTCCTTTAATCAGTGTGTGTTCCTGGATCAGTTACCTAGATCTTAACCCTGATAAGCAGTAAAGACTAACTGGTCACACACCAGCTGCATAATGTGTATAAGCTATTTCAGTCAAAGTGTTAAAAGCAGAACTGAGAATTCAAAGGTCATTACTTTCCACCTGTAGGCAACACTGTGAACACTGTGAATCAACACATAACTTCAACACATGACTTACTGAATCACATAAATTCATTTGAATACTGGAATAAACCTGTATGTGCATTTTTAGGTATGTTTGTTATTTATAACCAGTAGAACTCCATGAACCATGGAATTTACACAAGGTATTTGATCAGGAACTgatcattctttctctctctgtctctcaccctgTCTCCCCCCCTCACCTGCCCCCTTTGTTTcttactctccctctctctctgtctatctctgtcACTCCCCgtactttctctctccccctctgtctttctctccactccctacacaccccccctctctctccttctctctctctctctcacacactctcagtgGATTGGATAATAAATGTTCTGTGTATCCTCTGTCTCTGGACAAGAATGAGAATTTGGCAGCCAAGAAAAAATCAGTGGCTATGCACACCAACTATCTGTCTGCTTGTAGTTTTACTAGCTCTGATAtgcaggtgagtgtgtgcatgtgtgtttgtttgtgtgggtgtgtgtgcatgtgtgtgtcggtgtgcgttgctatgtgtgtgcgtgtgcgtgtgtgtgtgtgcatgtgtgggtgtattcATAAACTCCAGTTCTGTAATGAATATGCTGCTCTCCAAACTGCTCTgatcttttatttgttttagaaGGAGGTAACACCAATAGTCCAGATCATTTGTACTTATGAAGTCATGAAATTTGGCAACAGGTGTATTGCAAACATAAAAGTCAGTAATGAGCATTACTGCTTGGTTCCAGTGTGCACAAGGCATCTGTGCCCTTGAGGCTTCAATAAATCATGTTTCAGCGCCACCCTGTGGATCCTCTGGGACACGTCGCTGAGGAAAAGCTCTCCTTAGAGACGCTACTTCACAGTTCATGAAAATTGTGGTGGACTTTAATAATTCAGCACACATGACACATCTGCAGCTCTTTCCTGATGTAGTGGGAGAGTCAGTAATGGCCTGTGCCATTACTAGTTATTTATAGAGCTCAGACAGCCTGCACAAACTGGGGCTGTTTGTGGACACTATCAAAGATCAGGCTAGCAGCAGGGCAGCATGTCTGTAGCAGAGCAGagaggtgtttgtgtttgtttatatgACACATTTTGTCTGTTTCAACATTATCATTACAGGTTGATTCATTAACAACTATCCATGGAAAGAGTTATAAAGATAACAGAGAGGAAACAGTTCACATTGAACTCAcatcacacagcacagaataaaAGGTGCATGAGGAAACGGTtcacaatgaacacacacacaagacatcaCATAGCACAGAAAAGTTTGGGTGGCAGGGGTTTCcaccaaaatgttttcattttcttgttTCTCATTTCTAGAAATAGAAGAGTTACAATTAGGGTTAAGGGTCAATCTTACTTTCTTTGCAGTGACATTAGGAAATCAGTTTTTAGTGATTTTTAAAATTGTGTTGGAATTATTGCAGTTGTGAGGATGTGTCtatctgtgtgtttatttactAAATTCTAATCTGAAATCACTTAGGGTGTCTGTACACTGGCACACGTGTCTTCTCTCAGGTCTGGTTGCAGTGAAACCTGTGAAAAGCAGAAGTGATTTTACATTGGGGGTTTTACCTAGTAGCACCATAGAGCTCTGTGTAAATCACCTTCTGGGATTTTACACCAGACGATAAACAGCTGGATTATGTCATCAAAGTTCCTCTTGATGTAATCCCCCTCATCGTGACTGATGTACATTTGTAAACTTTGTTCTTAGGCAGGGTTGTTCCATCATAATTGAATGTAGTTAAAACTGTAATGATATGGGATAATTTTCCTGATGTCTACAGGATTCCTCATGAATATTTGCCTTCATAAATGACCAGTCTTGTCCTCAATGACTAACTGCGCCACTCatgtctctctcatctctctctcgtgtCTCTTTATCTTTAATGAATGAAATCTGTTCTGTGACCAGATTGCCAGCAAGCTTGCTTCACTAATGGCATCTAAACACAAGGGGGCAGTGAAGGGTTCACATTGTtcacaatatcaacacccagaactttcattctagttaccatatacttagcctgattgtgtgatttgtttgtaacttgtgtattcgtctgtataatttgtttttgtgtaatttgtgtgttaacgggccgcccaatggaggatgggttccctttttgagtcttggtcctcccaaggtttcttcctattccccaccatctagggagtttttccttgccactgtcgcctttggcttgctcattagggattgtatagatagtattgttaaccttgtaaatcctgtaaagcgctttgtgacaacatttgttgagaaaagcgctatacaaatatatttgatttgatttgactgtCTATCACGTGCTAGTTTgtgatttggtgtgtgtgtgtgcctgtgcatgtgtgtgtgtgtgtgtgtgtgtgtgtgtgtgtgtgtgtgtgtgcgtgtgtgtgcatgtgtatgtgtgtgtgtgactcccaGATCCTGACCTCCAGTGGTGATGGCACTTGTGCATTGTGGGATGTGGAGAGTGGGCAGCTTCTTCAGAGTTTCCATGGACACACAGCCGATGTGCTTTCTCTGGATCTTGCACCTTCCGAGACTGGGAACACCTTCATCACTGGAGTCAGTAGTCATCCTCATCTTTGTTTCTGGAGTCAGTAGTCATCCTCACCTTCATCACTGGAGTCAGTAGTCATCCTCACCTTCATCACTGAAGTCGTCATCCTCACCTTTGTCTCTGGAGTCAGTAGTCATCCTCACCTTTGTCTCTGGAGTCAGTAATCATCCTCACCTTCATCACTGAAGTCATCATCCTCACCTTCATCACTGAAGTCATCATCCTCACCTTTGTCTCTAGAGTCAGTAGTCATTCTCACCTTCATCACTAGAGTCAGTAGTCATCCTCACCTTCATCTCCAGAGTCAGTAGTCATCCTCACGTTTTTGATCTTCAACACCTGCATGCACACTCTTTCAGATCACGGACAGCTGTATGCCCATCTATGATCACTCTTTCAGATCACTGACAGCTGTATGCCCATCTATGATCACTCTTTCAGATCACTCTGACAGCTGTATGTCCATCTATGATCACTCTTTCAGATCACTCTGACAGCTGTATGCCCATCTATGATCACACTGTTCTGATTCACAATATGCAAGTCTGGCCCATTCAAAACATCCTGACACATATTGCTGAGACTTTTCTAGATCTCCTGGTTCTcccatggctgtgtgtgtgtgcttgcagggatgtgataaaaaagctaaTGTGTGGGACATGCGCTCAGGCCAGAACATCCAGTCTTTTGAGACCCATGAATCGGACATTAACAGTGTCAAGTAAGTAAACAAATCAGACATTAACTGTATAGTAAGtaaatcagtggggaaccgtcaaggccctaaatattcttaaaacaaatatatataataaaatgtatccaatttatctacttacagtttgacaatcgacatctaaacaattacaaaaatataagcaaataaattattcaaccgtgtctattcaatctgtgttgcaacgtgaggggttaagttaagtggaagcctgtgatgCCTCCAcagaatgttggtgattggtggtcttgctgttcgtttacagagggccaggcagttataattcagcacaataccagtttcaaatgacagtaaaattgacctagatgggagcgggcccaggtttaatggtcacagtTCACTACTGAAGTAAATGAATTGGACATTAACAGTGTAAAGTATGTAAATGAATCTGAATTTTGTGTAAAGTAAGTAAATGAATCGGACATTAACAGTGTAAAGAAAAAGAACCAGCCATTAACAAGGTAAAGTAAGTAAGTGTCACATAACTGTATTTCATTCTGCACGCTGTTGTGTAGATGGGACacagtctaaccctaacctttaacCTTAGGTCTAGACAACACAGCTTTTGGAGAAATGGGTGTGTTCAAAAGTAGAGCcattgcctctgtgtgtgtgtgtgtgtgggtgtgtgtgtgtgtgtgtgtgtgtgtgtgtgtgtgtgtgtgtgtgtgtgtgtgtgtgtgtgtgtgtgtgtgtgtgtgtgtgtgtgtgtgcgtccgtgtgtgcatgtgcgtccgtgtgtgcgtgttatACCTGCAGGTACTACCCCAGTGGTGATGCATTTGCTACTGGTTCTGATGATGCTACCGTGAGTTTTCAAGCATTAACACTGCCAGCTGTTCAGGCCTTAGTATGGTTACTGCAAAAAAATTATTAGAAAGGACACAGATTTATTTTAGTATGATACAAGATCCAAAGTCACTGAAACACCTCACTAGTCCCTTACATATCCCCTACCTGCTGATTTCTGCAAAAAGTCCTGATCAGATTTATCAATTTATCAATAGCTTGAAGATTCAAATGAAACGGAAGCAAAAATTTAAACTAGCAAAGAGGCTGAGATGCCTTAGTTTCAAAATTCCCCTTCTGATTAAGAACCAGCAGGCCACCGCATTATAGATTAATTTCTCCTACAATGGGCGCTGAACCATTGAGTTGACTGATAGTATAATCAGTCCTCTGATACTGAGATTAGATGAGCTCTTGAGATTAGATGAGCCTTTAGAGCATAACATGCTATGTGTTTCCATGTAGCTGATATCCTATCAGTAAGTTGTGGGTCCTGTCAGAATGTTGCATTTACTGTCAGTAGTGTCCTGTCAGTAAGTTGTATGTGTTCCAGTGTCGGCTGTATGACCTGCGTGCTGATCGTGAGGTGGCCATCTACTCCAAGGAGAGCATTATCTTTGGAGCCTCCAGTGTGGACTTCTCTCTTAGTGGT includes these proteins:
- the gnb5b gene encoding guanine nucleotide-binding protein subunit beta-5b isoform X1; translated protein: MCDQTFLAITFGPCDSCTQNKPLMNIYLQNEPMNYCSLCVEMMAYQGLTQGETLSSLKAETESLKKRLEDERAKLHDVELHQVAEKVDALGQLVMKPRRTMKGHGNKVLCLDWCRDKRRLVSSSQDGKVIVWEAFTTNKEHAVTMPCTWVMACAYAPSGCAIACGGLDNKCSVYPLSLDKNENLAAKKKSVAMHTNYLSACSFTSSDMQILTSSGDGTCALWDVESGQLLQSFHGHTADVLSLDLAPSETGNTFITGGCDKKANVWDMRSGQNIQSFETHESDINSVKYYPSGDAFATGSDDATCRLYDLRADREVAIYSKESIIFGASSVDFSLSGRLLFAGYNDYTINVWDVLKGTRTAILFGHENRVSTVRVSPDGTALCSGSWDHTLRVKTRTHTHTHTHTPYIA
- the gnb5b gene encoding guanine nucleotide-binding protein subunit beta-5b isoform X2, coding for MCDQTFLAITFGPCDSCTQNKPLMNIYLQNEPMNYCSLCVEMMAYQGLTQGETLSSLKAETESLKKRLEDERAKLHDVELHQVAEKVDALGQLVMKPRRTMKGHGNKVLCLDWCRDKRRLVSSSQDGKVIVWEAFTTNKEHAVTMPCTWVMACAYAPSGCAIACGGLDNKCSVYPLSLDKNENLAAKKKSVAMHTNYLSACSFTSSDMQILTSSGDGTCALWDVESGQLLQSFHGHTADVLSLDLAPSETGNTFITGGCDKKANVWDMRSGQNIQSFETHESDINSVKYYPSGDAFATGSDDATCRLYDLRADREVAIYSKESIIFGASSVDFSLSGRLLFAGYNDYTINVWDVLKGTRTAILFGHENRVSTVRVSPDGTALCSGSWDHTLRVWA
- the gnb5b gene encoding guanine nucleotide-binding protein subunit beta-5b isoform X3 translates to MDSSLISTNIPQKVTVDCKSHKFMMAYQGLTQGETLSSLKAETESLKKRLEDERAKLHDVELHQVAEKVDALGQLVMKPRRTMKGHGNKVLCLDWCRDKRRLVSSSQDGKVIVWEAFTTNKEHAVTMPCTWVMACAYAPSGCAIACGGLDNKCSVYPLSLDKNENLAAKKKSVAMHTNYLSACSFTSSDMQILTSSGDGTCALWDVESGQLLQSFHGHTADVLSLDLAPSETGNTFITGGCDKKANVWDMRSGQNIQSFETHESDINSVKYYPSGDAFATGSDDATCRLYDLRADREVAIYSKESIIFGASSVDFSLSGRLLFAGYNDYTINVWDVLKGTRTAILFGHENRVSTVRVSPDGTALCSGSWDHTLRVKTRTHTHTHTHTPYIA
- the gnb5b gene encoding guanine nucleotide-binding protein subunit beta-5b isoform X4; the protein is MLMAYQGLTQGETLSSLKAETESLKKRLEDERAKLHDVELHQVAEKVDALGQLVMKPRRTMKGHGNKVLCLDWCRDKRRLVSSSQDGKVIVWEAFTTNKEHAVTMPCTWVMACAYAPSGCAIACGGLDNKCSVYPLSLDKNENLAAKKKSVAMHTNYLSACSFTSSDMQILTSSGDGTCALWDVESGQLLQSFHGHTADVLSLDLAPSETGNTFITGGCDKKANVWDMRSGQNIQSFETHESDINSVKYYPSGDAFATGSDDATCRLYDLRADREVAIYSKESIIFGASSVDFSLSGRLLFAGYNDYTINVWDVLKGTRTAILFGHENRVSTVRVSPDGTALCSGSWDHTLRVKTRTHTHTHTHTPYIA
- the gnb5b gene encoding guanine nucleotide-binding protein subunit beta-5b isoform X5, encoding MKPRRTMKGHGNKVLCLDWCRDKRRLVSSSQDGKVIVWEAFTTNKEHAVTMPCTWVMACAYAPSGCAIACGGLDNKCSVYPLSLDKNENLAAKKKSVAMHTNYLSACSFTSSDMQILTSSGDGTCALWDVESGQLLQSFHGHTADVLSLDLAPSETGNTFITGGCDKKANVWDMRSGQNIQSFETHESDINSVKYYPSGDAFATGSDDATCRLYDLRADREVAIYSKESIIFGASSVDFSLSGRLLFAGYNDYTINVWDVLKGTRTAILFGHENRVSTVRVSPDGTALCSGSWDHTLRVKTRTHTHTHTHTPYIA